The following proteins come from a genomic window of Carcharodon carcharias isolate sCarCar2 chromosome 10, sCarCar2.pri, whole genome shotgun sequence:
- the LOC121283092 gene encoding RNA-binding protein FUS-like isoform X3 — protein sequence MGLTPSPGPPNPDFHFVNSCSTRTQKRYGSKSETQYSTQPSQPSYSHPTSYHPPHDNYGQQSSGDDYEQDRAGRSKFGDDSRNFGRSQGNGGRGRGGYGHSGFDGDSRGGRGRMGGGDRGGFNNFGGSRDRGQGPNPASDDNSDNNTIFVQGLGDDVTTEQVADFFKQIGVIKTNKKTGNAMINLYTDKVTGKLKGEATVSFDDPPSAKAAIDWFDGKDFHGNIIKVSFATRRSEFVRGGRGGRGGQMGRGHGGRGFQGGGGSRGDDWTCPNLTCGNVNFAWRNECNQCKTPRADGEHHGRGGFRGRGGYRGGRGGDRGFGGSGKMGGGRSDHRSERRDRPY from the exons ATGGGATTGACTCCGAGCCCTGGTCCTCCCAATCCCGACTTCCACTTTGTGAACAGCTGCAGCACAAGAACTCAAAAACG CTATGGCTCAAAGTCTGAGACACAATATAGTACCCAGCCAAGCCAACCAAGTTACAGCCACCCAACTTCGTATCATCCACCTCATGACAACTATGGCCAACAGAGCTCAGGAG aTGACTATGAACAGGATAGAGCTGGCAGGAGTAAATTTGGAGATGACAGTCGGAATTTTGGCAGATCGCAGGGTAATGGGGGTAGAGGCCGTGGAGGATATGGTCATAGTGGCTTTGACGGTGATAGTAGAGGTGGACGTGGTAGAATGGG TGGTGGTGACCGTGGTGGCTTCAATAATTTTGGTG GTTCGAGAGATCGTGGACAAGGACCTAATCCTG CTTCTGACGACAACTCTGATAACAACACCATTTTTGTTCAGGGTCTTGGAGATGATGTGACAACTGAGCAAGTTGCTGATTTCTTTAAACAGATTGGTGTGATTAAG ACTAATAAGAAAACTGGAAATGCCATGATCAACCTCTATACTGACAAAGTTACAGGCAAACTTAAGGGTGAAGCAACAGTGTCTTTTGATGACCCACCATCAGCAAAAGCAGCAATTGATTGGTTTGATG GAAAGGATTTCCATGGAAACATAATAAAAGTTTCCTTTGCAACAAGGCGATCAGAGTTCGTacgaggtggtagaggtggtcgTGGAG GTCAGATGGGCAGAGGACATGGTGGCCGTGGTTTTCAAGGTGGAGGTGGTTCAAGAGGTGACGATTGGACTTGCCCAAATCT GACATGTGGTAATGTCAACTTTGCTTGGAGAAATGAATGCAACCAGTGCAAAACTCCCAGAGCTGACGGTG AACATCATGGAAGAGGTGGTTTCAGAGGCCGTGGGGGATACCGTGGAGGCAGAGGTGGAGATCGTGGTTTTGGTGGCTCTGGAAAAATGGGTGGAGGAAG AAGTGATCACAGATCAGAGCGACGGGACAGGCCTTACTGA
- the LOC121283092 gene encoding RNA-binding protein FUS-like isoform X2, whose protein sequence is MASGHIINSLVMKAIEHFSNTVCIFHGYGGYEQSGDASGYGQGQSGYGSSYGQAQSGLNSQSSTPGYRQSGHSYGSESSHNTYGQQQLYGSYGQHSDSPSSYGSKSETQYSTQPSQPSYSHPTSYHPPHDNYGQQSSGDDYEQDRAGRSKFGDDSRNFGRSQGNGGRGRGGYGHSGFDGDSRGGRGRMGGGDRGGFNNFGGSRDRGQGPNPASDDNSDNNTIFVQGLGDDVTTEQVADFFKQIGVIKTNKKTGNAMINLYTDKVTGKLKGEATVSFDDPPSAKAAIDWFDGKDFHGNIIKVSFATRRSEFVRGGRGGRGGQMGRGHGGRGFQGGGGSRGDDWTCPNLTCGNVNFAWRNECNQCKTPRADGEHHGRGGFRGRGGYRGGRGGDRGFGGSGKMGGGRSDHRSERRDRPY, encoded by the exons ATGGCTAGTGGCCATATTATAAACAGCCTTGTAATGAAGGCTATTGAACATTTTTCTAATACTGTTTGTATTTTTCAT GGTTATGGTGGATATGAGCAGTCTGGTGATGCTTCTGGATATGGACAAGGCCAAAGTGGGTATGGTTCAAGTTATGGACAAGCACAGTCAG GGTTGAACTCTCAATCCTCCACACCAGGCTACCGGCAGAGTGGACATAGCTATGGAAGTGAGAGTTCCCATAATACTTATGGACAGCAACAATTGTATGGAAGTTATGGGCAGCATTCAGATTCCCCTAGCAG CTATGGCTCAAAGTCTGAGACACAATATAGTACCCAGCCAAGCCAACCAAGTTACAGCCACCCAACTTCGTATCATCCACCTCATGACAACTATGGCCAACAGAGCTCAGGAG aTGACTATGAACAGGATAGAGCTGGCAGGAGTAAATTTGGAGATGACAGTCGGAATTTTGGCAGATCGCAGGGTAATGGGGGTAGAGGCCGTGGAGGATATGGTCATAGTGGCTTTGACGGTGATAGTAGAGGTGGACGTGGTAGAATGGG TGGTGGTGACCGTGGTGGCTTCAATAATTTTGGTG GTTCGAGAGATCGTGGACAAGGACCTAATCCTG CTTCTGACGACAACTCTGATAACAACACCATTTTTGTTCAGGGTCTTGGAGATGATGTGACAACTGAGCAAGTTGCTGATTTCTTTAAACAGATTGGTGTGATTAAG ACTAATAAGAAAACTGGAAATGCCATGATCAACCTCTATACTGACAAAGTTACAGGCAAACTTAAGGGTGAAGCAACAGTGTCTTTTGATGACCCACCATCAGCAAAAGCAGCAATTGATTGGTTTGATG GAAAGGATTTCCATGGAAACATAATAAAAGTTTCCTTTGCAACAAGGCGATCAGAGTTCGTacgaggtggtagaggtggtcgTGGAG GTCAGATGGGCAGAGGACATGGTGGCCGTGGTTTTCAAGGTGGAGGTGGTTCAAGAGGTGACGATTGGACTTGCCCAAATCT GACATGTGGTAATGTCAACTTTGCTTGGAGAAATGAATGCAACCAGTGCAAAACTCCCAGAGCTGACGGTG AACATCATGGAAGAGGTGGTTTCAGAGGCCGTGGGGGATACCGTGGAGGCAGAGGTGGAGATCGTGGTTTTGGTGGCTCTGGAAAAATGGGTGGAGGAAG AAGTGATCACAGATCAGAGCGACGGGACAGGCCTTACTGA
- the LOC121283092 gene encoding RNA-binding protein FUS-like isoform X1: MSDYGNYSQPGAQAQSYGAYGAQSGQSYGHAAQGYGGYEQSGDASGYGQGQSGYGSSYGQAQSGLNSQSSTPGYRQSGHSYGSESSHNTYGQQQLYGSYGQHSDSPSSYGSKSETQYSTQPSQPSYSHPTSYHPPHDNYGQQSSGDDYEQDRAGRSKFGDDSRNFGRSQGNGGRGRGGYGHSGFDGDSRGGRGRMGGGDRGGFNNFGGSRDRGQGPNPASDDNSDNNTIFVQGLGDDVTTEQVADFFKQIGVIKTNKKTGNAMINLYTDKVTGKLKGEATVSFDDPPSAKAAIDWFDGKDFHGNIIKVSFATRRSEFVRGGRGGRGGQMGRGHGGRGFQGGGGSRGDDWTCPNLTCGNVNFAWRNECNQCKTPRADGEHHGRGGFRGRGGYRGGRGGDRGFGGSGKMGGGRSDHRSERRDRPY, translated from the exons CTATGGAGCCTATGGTGCACAGTCAGGCCAAAGTTATGGGCATGCTGCACAG GGTTATGGTGGATATGAGCAGTCTGGTGATGCTTCTGGATATGGACAAGGCCAAAGTGGGTATGGTTCAAGTTATGGACAAGCACAGTCAG GGTTGAACTCTCAATCCTCCACACCAGGCTACCGGCAGAGTGGACATAGCTATGGAAGTGAGAGTTCCCATAATACTTATGGACAGCAACAATTGTATGGAAGTTATGGGCAGCATTCAGATTCCCCTAGCAG CTATGGCTCAAAGTCTGAGACACAATATAGTACCCAGCCAAGCCAACCAAGTTACAGCCACCCAACTTCGTATCATCCACCTCATGACAACTATGGCCAACAGAGCTCAGGAG aTGACTATGAACAGGATAGAGCTGGCAGGAGTAAATTTGGAGATGACAGTCGGAATTTTGGCAGATCGCAGGGTAATGGGGGTAGAGGCCGTGGAGGATATGGTCATAGTGGCTTTGACGGTGATAGTAGAGGTGGACGTGGTAGAATGGG TGGTGGTGACCGTGGTGGCTTCAATAATTTTGGTG GTTCGAGAGATCGTGGACAAGGACCTAATCCTG CTTCTGACGACAACTCTGATAACAACACCATTTTTGTTCAGGGTCTTGGAGATGATGTGACAACTGAGCAAGTTGCTGATTTCTTTAAACAGATTGGTGTGATTAAG ACTAATAAGAAAACTGGAAATGCCATGATCAACCTCTATACTGACAAAGTTACAGGCAAACTTAAGGGTGAAGCAACAGTGTCTTTTGATGACCCACCATCAGCAAAAGCAGCAATTGATTGGTTTGATG GAAAGGATTTCCATGGAAACATAATAAAAGTTTCCTTTGCAACAAGGCGATCAGAGTTCGTacgaggtggtagaggtggtcgTGGAG GTCAGATGGGCAGAGGACATGGTGGCCGTGGTTTTCAAGGTGGAGGTGGTTCAAGAGGTGACGATTGGACTTGCCCAAATCT GACATGTGGTAATGTCAACTTTGCTTGGAGAAATGAATGCAACCAGTGCAAAACTCCCAGAGCTGACGGTG AACATCATGGAAGAGGTGGTTTCAGAGGCCGTGGGGGATACCGTGGAGGCAGAGGTGGAGATCGTGGTTTTGGTGGCTCTGGAAAAATGGGTGGAGGAAG AAGTGATCACAGATCAGAGCGACGGGACAGGCCTTACTGA